The DNA window GCGACGTCGGCTACGGCAAGACCGAAATAGCGCTGAGGGCCGCGTTCAAGGCGGCATCAAACCTGAAGCAGGTCGCGGTGCTCGCGCCGACCACGATTCTCTGTTACCAGCACTACGCGACCTTCCGCAAGCGCCTGGCCCGGTTCCCGTTCCGTGTAGAGATGCTTTCGCGGCTGGTCGCACCGGCGACCCAACGCGAAATCCTCACCGGGCTGAAGTCGGGCGTGGTCGACATCGTCGTCGGCACACACCAACTGCTCAACCCCGCCGTCGCGTATCACGATTTGGGCCTGCTGATAATCGACGAGGAACAGAAGTTCGGCGTGAAGCAGAAGGAACGGATCCGCGCTGCCCGAGCCGAGGTCGACGTCCTGACCCTGACCGCGACGCCGATTCCGCGGACGCTCTACATGTCGCTCTCCGGACTTCGGGACATCTCGCAGATGCACACCGCGCCGCCCGGCCGCCGCGAGATCACAACCGAAGTCGCGCCCTGGCACGACCGGCTCATTTGTGACTACGTAACCCGAGAAGTCGCGCGCGGCGGACAGGTTTTCTTCGTCCACAACGAGATCGAGACCATCACGGACGTCGCCGAGCGGATCCAGCGGATACTGCCGGGCGTGCGGTTTTCCATCGCTCACGGCCAGATGTCGGGCAGGCAGATGGCCGACATATACCTTGGGTTCGCGTCCGGCGAGTACCAGATGCTGCTCTCGACCGCGATCATTGAATCCGGTCTCGACCTGCCCAACGTCAACACCATCATCGTCAACCGCGCAGACAAGTTCGGCCTCTCCGACCTGCACCAGTTGCGGGGACGGGTTGGCCGTTCCGAGGCGCAGGCCTATGCCCTGTTCCTGACCCCGGCCCGCCGGGAAATCACCGAGGACGCACGCAAGCGCCTCTCGGCCCTGCTCGCCTACTCCAGGCTCGGGTCCGGCTTCAAGCTGGCGCTCCGCGACATGGAAATCAGGGGCGTGGGCAACCTGCTCGGTACCGAGCAGCACGGCCAAGTCGCGCGGGTCGGGTTCAACCTGTACACCCAGATGCTCAAGGAAGCGGTGGCGAGAATCAAAGGCGAGCCGGTCGTAGTCGAACCCGAACTTAGCCTCGACGTGTCGGCCTACATTCCCAGGGAATACGTATCGGACAGCTTCGAGCGGGTCGCGCTCTACAAGCGGCTGCTTGCGGTCGAGAGCGAACCGGAGCTCGAAGAGCTGCGCGCGGAACTGGTCGACCGGTTCGGCCGCTACCCGGCGCCGGTCGAAACCCTGTTCCTCATAGCGCTCGTGCGGGTCCGCAGCCGACGACTGGGACTGCTCAAGGTAAGTCTGAAGAACCACATCGCGACGATTGTCCGTGCTGACAAGACGGTCACGGCCAAAGGCGGAATCGACGAGCTACTGGACTGGCTCAAGGGAAAGTCCGAACTGCGAACGCCGAACGCCGAAGTCGGACGTTAGCAGCTAGATCGGCGCACGTAGGCCGGTAATCTCAATCCGTCGGCCGGAACCCTCGACGTCCATCCGCACCCGTATCGCCCTGTCCGGCAGGATCTTCTCCGCCCGCTCAGCCCACTCGATCAGACAGACGCCTTCACCTTCAAGGTAAGAATCAAGCCCGATCGACTCAAAGTCGCTGTTCTCGCTCAGCCGGTAGAGATCAACGTGGTAGACCGGCACCCCCTCCCTTTGTTCCCTCCCCCTCAAAGGGGGAGGGAGGGGTGAGGGTGACCGCTTCGATTCATCGTCCGAACCTTGGTGCACTTGGCAGCTCCCTTCCGGGTCAGCCGCTCTTTGTGTCTTTGTGTCTTGGTGGTGAATCCCGGCCCTCCCTTGATACTCCGTAACGATGACAAAGGACGGGCTCTTCACGACGTCTCCAACGCCCAAGCCGGCAGCAACACCCTTTATCATTGTGGTCTTGCCTGCACCCAAGTCTCCGTAGAAGGCGACCACATCACCAGGCCGCAGGATGGAAGAAAGAGCGCGGCCCAGGGCGACGGTTTCCTCTGAACTCTTGGTATGATACACCACTTGTCGCCCTAAGTGCGAACGCCGAACGCCGAACGCCAAACTGACACCGACTACAGCCCGCGCTTTGCCGTCTTCCTTGACGCAACGAAGATGGCTACAAGTTGCCTGGCCTCATCAAGGAGCCGTTCAAGCTCCGACCTCGGTCCGCACGACAGATCTGCAAGCAACTGCATCCAGTAGACAGATTCGTCCGCCTCCTCTTCCACGATGGCGAGCTTGGCGATGAAATCCGCCCGAGACCGCGCGCGCTGTGCGGAACGATAGTTGGCTCCCACTGACGTGGCTGAACGCAGCAATTGCTTCGCGATGACCTGAAACTCAACCCGCCTGGGTAGACCCGAGCAGAAGCGAATAACGTCCAGCGCGAACCGTCGGGTCCGCAGCTCAAGATCCGTTTTCACTGCGCTGCTTGAGCCTCCCGGTACGGTTCTCGCCTTTCTCTGATCCTGTTGGTAGTTCGGCGCTCGGCGTTCGGAGTTTGGCGTTTACATGAGCTCGACGCTAATGGCCGTGGCCTCGCCGCCGCCCAAGCATGCCGCGCAAAGGCCGGTCTTCAAGCCCCGGTCCTTCAAGGCGTGGATGATGGACACGATGATTCGCGCACCGGAGCAGCCGATCGGGTGCCCGAGCGCTATCGCGCCACCGTTCACATTCACCTTGTCCCAGTTCCACCCCAGACCTTTGCCATCGGCGAGCACCTGCGATGCGAATGCCTCGTTGATCTCAATCAGGTCAAAGTGGTCAATCTTCACCCCCTGGACCTGCAGTAGGTTGTTGATCGCCTTGATTGGAGCAAAGAAGAGCCGCTTCGGCTCCCCGCCGCCCGTGGCGTATGCCACGACGCGGGCCAGCGGGGTCAGACCCTTCTGCTTTGCGTACGCGCCATCTGCCAGGACCAGCGCAGCCCCGGCATCATTGATTGAAGAGGCATTGCCCGCCGTCACCGTCCCGTCCTTGGTGAACACCGGCCTCAGGGTGGATAGCTTCTCGAACGTCGTGTCGGCACGCGGACCTTCGTCGGTATCGAACACGATTGGGTCGCCCTTGCGCTGCGGAATCACGACCGGCGTAATCTCGGCCTTGAACTTCCCGGCCTTGATCGCCGCGATGGCCTTGGCGTGGCTGCCCGCAGCCCACTTGTCCTGCTCCTGGCGGGTCACGCCGGCCTCGGTTGCGGTGAAATCACCGAGCTCACCCATGTGGACGTCGCCGAAGAAATCCCAGAGTCCGTCGTAGATCATCCCGTCCTGCATCTTGACGTCGCCCATCTTGTTACCGACGCGCAGCTGCTTCAAGTAGTACGGCACGTTGGACATGGATTCCTGGCCGCCGGTCACGACCACCTTGGCGTCTCCGGCCTTGATCATCTGGCAGCCCAGCGCCGTGGCAATCATGCCCGAACCGCAGACCTTGTTCACGGTAAGGGCCGGAATCTCGACCGAAAGCCCCGACTTCACTGCGGCCTGGCGGGCCGGGGCCTGGCCGATGCCGGCCGGGCAGACGTTGCCCATTATCACGCCCTCAACGTCAGCCGGGTTGACCCTCGACCGCTCGACCGCCGCCTTGATTGCGACCGCTCCCAACTCCGGAGCGCGCAGGCATGAGAGCGAGCCGTGGAACCGACCCACCGCCGTCCGCGCGGCGCCGACAATCACAGTATCCTTTGCCTTCCCAATAGTCATATGTTACTCCTTTCAAGAAAGTTTGAGTTACGAGTGTCGAATGTCGATTTCACCTGCCCTCGCGGGCGGTCTTCTTTGACGCCACGACAATCGACACGAGTTCACCTGCTTCAGACATCAACCGGACAATGTCCTCGCCTGCCGGAACATTCAGTTCCTTCAATAGCTCAAGCCAGTAGAGACTCTCGTCAGCTTCCTCCTCCACCAACGCCAGTTTGGCTACGAAATCAGCTCTGGACCGAGCCCGACACGCGGCTCGGTAGTTGGCACCCACCGACGTAGCCGACCGCATCAACTGCCTGGCGACGACGACACACTCAGGACGTCGCGGAAGCGCCGTACAGAACCGAAGTGCATCCAGTGCGAACCGCTTCGTCCGGGCTTTCAGATCCTGGCGCGTCCTCCTGCCGGAGCAGCTTCCCGCATGGTCCGCCACGTTCATATCAAACACCAGTGCCCGTCACGTCGGCTCGTCACTCGTCGCTCGTCACTCGTCACTTCCAGTTGGGCTTGCGTTTCTCAAGGAATGCCTTGGTGCCTTCGAAGGGTTCCCCGGTTGAGAAGCACATGCCAAACGTTTCTACCTCAAACGAATTCCCCGTGGCGAGGTCAACATCCAGGCCGCGGTTGATGCAAGTCTTCGCATACTTCACGGCTGTCGGACCTTTGCTCGCGATCTTCTTCGCCATCTCGGTGACCGTCGCGATCAGCTTGTCACCGGGCACGACCTTGTTCGCAAGGCCGATGCGCAGGGCCTCGGCCGCGTCAATCGCGTCCGCCGTAAGTATCAGCTCTTTCGCGATCCCCGGCCCGACCAGGCGGGCGAGGCGCTGCGTACCACCGAAGCCCGGAATC is part of the bacterium genome and encodes:
- the tsaE gene encoding tRNA (adenosine(37)-N6)-threonylcarbamoyltransferase complex ATPase subunit type 1 TsaE; the encoded protein is MPVYHVDLYRLSENSDFESIGLDSYLEGEGVCLIEWAERAEKILPDRAIRVRMDVEGSGRRIEITGLRAPI
- a CDS encoding four helix bundle protein — its product is MKTDLELRTRRFALDVIRFCSGLPRRVEFQVIAKQLLRSATSVGANYRSAQRARSRADFIAKLAIVEEEADESVYWMQLLADLSCGPRSELERLLDEARQLVAIFVASRKTAKRGL
- a CDS encoding acetyl-CoA C-acetyltransferase — protein: MTIGKAKDTVIVGAARTAVGRFHGSLSCLRAPELGAVAIKAAVERSRVNPADVEGVIMGNVCPAGIGQAPARQAAVKSGLSVEIPALTVNKVCGSGMIATALGCQMIKAGDAKVVVTGGQESMSNVPYYLKQLRVGNKMGDVKMQDGMIYDGLWDFFGDVHMGELGDFTATEAGVTRQEQDKWAAGSHAKAIAAIKAGKFKAEITPVVIPQRKGDPIVFDTDEGPRADTTFEKLSTLRPVFTKDGTVTAGNASSINDAGAALVLADGAYAKQKGLTPLARVVAYATGGGEPKRLFFAPIKAINNLLQVQGVKIDHFDLIEINEAFASQVLADGKGLGWNWDKVNVNGGAIALGHPIGCSGARIIVSIIHALKDRGLKTGLCAACLGGGEATAISVELM
- a CDS encoding four helix bundle protein; its protein translation is MNVADHAGSCSGRRTRQDLKARTKRFALDALRFCTALPRRPECVVVARQLMRSATSVGANYRAACRARSRADFVAKLALVEEEADESLYWLELLKELNVPAGEDIVRLMSEAGELVSIVVASKKTAREGR